Genomic segment of Aquarana catesbeiana isolate 2022-GZ linkage group LG09, ASM4218655v1, whole genome shotgun sequence:
taactctaacctggtaaccgtaaaaaaaatttaaagtgtcgcctatggaaattcatagctaccatagtttgttgccatttcacgagtgcgtgcaattataaagcgtgacatgtttggtatctatttactcggcctaacatcatctttcacattatataaaaaaattggggtaactttactgtttggattttttaaaattcatagaagtgtcccttttccaaaaatttgcgtttaaaacaccgctgcacaaataccgtgtgatataaaatattgcaacaatctccattttattctctgctaaaaaatatatatataatatttgggggttctaagtaattttctagcaaaaaatatggattttaacttgtaaacaccaaatttcaaaaataggcttagtcatgaaaaggttaaatgcatagaatgcattaaggtaaaaaaaccttctgcctttagaaccactttaaagtttatAACTGAGCAGAACATAAGAAAAAAGCATACAGTATTCAGTATACCTTTGTAATACATGAATGATTTATCATTTACACATGTATCTCTTTAAAAATACTGCAAGTACAGATATTCAAAGAGGTGTTGTCAGCTATGGCTAGTTCTCcccctgctggactacaggacacttCCCTTATGTGATGGAGGTGATCTGTAGTCCAACAAAAGAAGAACTGggaaaagctgaaaatttggcttTGGAATTTTGTAATATTGTAAACAGTaatttaggagctcactggatttctgataGATCAACAGATAGGTATTTTTCTGTTTTTGCAGCAATTGTTAAGAGACAAACATGGAGGGAAACATGCATGTATTGCAAATATATACTGCAcactattttttttcctattttgccCTGATCATACTTTAAAGTGTATGATGTGGATTTTTGATGATGACAACTCACGAcccatatatttctttttttatatttttattgcagtCAAGACGGCATACTGTGGCCTCCTCTTTAAGGAACCGTTGGGGGTAAACTTTGCTCAGGAAACAGGAAAACTTGATCAGGCTTTCATTGAAGAACATGGGAACATCGAtttgaaaattaaaatttttgtacCAGAGTCTCAGACGGGAAGAACAGTTATTGTTTCAGCAATAAAGGAGAAGACAGAACTGTATCCCCTTCTAGTCCAGGTTACAGCTGTGAAAAACGAGACATACTGTGCCAGTAATACCTGTACACCCGGGCCTGTATTGTCTTTGTGGCTGGAGGCAGTGATAAATGGTGAGAGCACCTATACTTACTCTAACAACATCACTAACCAGCAGCTATGGCTGAATATAAATCTGTTTGGTGTCTTTAGTGTGACCCCCATATCTTTAAATGGAATTGAAGAAACAAGAGTAGTTTTAAATTTTGATTACAATACCGCTGATGGCCTTCCTCGCTTAAATTTCAATCATGACTCTTCAGAAGCCTTTGTTGGCCTTCACATTGTCACCACGCCATGCAAGCAGACTCAGCTAACTGGAACCCCCAGTGTCAACCGGGCACTTGGCCAAACTGTCGTTGAAGAACCGGCGAATGTTGATGTAAAAATTCTGATTTTGGTACCAGAATCTCAGAAGGGAATCGTAGAGATTGTTTCAGCATCAACAGAGCTGTCAGGAGATTATCCTTTGCTAATCCCTGTTCACTTTGTGATAAATGAGACAACCGCATCATCTGGGCCTGTACTGTCATTGTGGCTGTATGGGTCGGTGAATGGTGTGAAAACCTACACTTACTCCGTCAACATCACTAGCCAGCTGCTATGGCTGAACATAAATCTGTTTGGTGGCACAAGCGTCACTCCCATATTTCTCAATGCTGTGAACAAAATTGTATTTTTGAACTTTGATTATAATACCGCCAATGGTATTAATGCCTTAGAAATTAATCATAACTCTTCAGCAGCTTCTGTTAATTTTCAAACGGTCGCCACAGTATGCATTGAGACTGAACCGCCGAAGAGCACTGGATCCCCCAGTACGTGTAAGTAAAATCTATTGTTTTCTATGTTTGCATTGTAAGGTACATTTATTCAGCAATATGTTTACCACTGAGGATGTCTATAGGAAATTTTTGGAAGTGGacaaattggggttgatttactaaaactggagagtgcaaaatcttgtgcttGGTAGcgaatcaacttctaacttcagcttgttcaattaaagtggatgtaaacctgattcatgaaatctgagctgggcacatatatctctagtgttttcttatctctctttaaagccctatttaatttttatttaatagctgtctcctgctccgttcttctgccATCAGCTTGAGAACTTCTGACAAATTATCCATTGTATGTAAT
This window contains:
- the LOC141107897 gene encoding uncharacterized protein isoform X3 translates to MDRGLKTFISLILWIFVKTAYCGLLFKEPLGVNFAQETGKLDQAFIEEHGNIDLKIKIFVPESQTGRTVIVSAIKEKTELYPLLVQVTAVKNETYCASNTCTPGPVLSLWLEAVINGESTYTYSNNITNQQLWLNINLFGVFSVTPISLNGIEETRVVLNFDYNTADGLPRLNFNHDSSEAFVGLHIVTTPCKQTQLTGTPSVNRALGQTVVEEPANVDVKILILVPESQKGIVEIVSASTELSGDYPLLIPVHFVINETTASSGPVLSLWLYGSVNGVKTYTYSVNITSQLLWLNINLFGGTSVTPIFLNAVNKIVFLNFDYNTANGINALEINHNSSAASVNFQTVATVCIETEPPKSTGSPSTSSVDSQTPTTVWVKTEPQKSIGSSSMSASVDSQTPTTVWVKTEPQKSIGSSSMYHGPPKAIILLALLPVLLN
- the LOC141107897 gene encoding uncharacterized protein isoform X4; amino-acid sequence: MDRGLKTFISLILWIFVKTAYCGLLFKEPLGVNFAQETGKLDQAFIEEHGNIDLKIKIFVPESQTGRTVIVSAIKEKTELYPLLVQVTAVKNETYCASNTCTPGPVLSLWLEAVINGESTYTYSNNITNQQLWLNINLFGVFSVTPISLNGIEETRVVLNFDYNTADGLPRLNFNHDSSEAFVGLHIVTTPCKQTQLTGTPSVNRALGQTVVEEPANVDVKILILVPESQKGIVEIVSASTELSGDYPLLIPVHFVINETTASSGPVLSLWLYGSVNGVKTYTYSVNITSQLLWLNINLFGGTSVTPIFLNAVNKIVFLNFDYNTANGINALEINHNSSAASVNFQTVATVCIETEPPKSTGSPSTSSVDSQTPTTVWVKTEPQKSIGSSSMSSVDSQTPTTVWVKTEPQKSIGSSSMYHGPPKAIILLALLPVLLN
- the LOC141107897 gene encoding uncharacterized protein isoform X9, with amino-acid sequence MDRGLKTFISLILWIFVKTAYCGLLFKEPLGVNFAQETGKLDQAFIEEHGNIDLKIKIFVPESQTGRTVIVSAIKEKTELYPLLVQVTAVKNETYCASNTCTPGPVLSLWLEAVINGESTYTYSNNITNQQLWLNINLFGVFSVTPISLNGIEETRVVLNFDYNTADGLPRLNFNHDSSEAFVGLHIVTTPCKQTQLTGTPSVNRALGQTVVEEPANVDVKILILVPESQKGIVEIVSASTELSGDYPLLIPVHFVINETTASSGPVLSLWLYGSVNGVKTYTYSVNITSQLLWLNINLFGGTSVTPIFLNAVNKIVFLNFDYNTANGINALEINHNSSAASVNFQTVATVCIETEPPKSTGSPSTSSVDSQTPTTVWVKTEPQKSIGSSSMYHGPPKAIILLALLPVLLN
- the LOC141107897 gene encoding uncharacterized protein isoform X12; this translates as MDRGLKTFISLILWIFVKTAYCGLLFKEPLGVNFAQETGKLDQAFIEEHGNIDLKIKIFVPESQTGRTVIVSAIKEKTELYPLLVQVTAVKNETYCASNTCTPGPVLSLWLEAVINGESTYTYSNNITNQQLWLNINLFGVFSVTPISLNGIEETRVVLNFDYNTADGLPRLNFNHDSSEAFVGLHIVTTPCKQTQLTGTPSVNRALGQTVVEEPANVDVKILILVPESQKGIVEIVSASTELSGDYPLLIPVHFVINETTASSGPVLSLWLYGSVNGVKTYTYSVNITSQLLWLNINLFGGTSVTPIFLNAVNKIVFLNFDYNTANGINALEINHNSSAASVNFQTVATVCIETEPPKSTGSPSTYHGPPKAIILLALLPVLLN
- the LOC141107897 gene encoding uncharacterized protein isoform X11, with the translated sequence MDRGLKTFISLILWIFVKTAYCGLLFKEPLGVNFAQETGKLDQAFIEEHGNIDLKIKIFVPESQTGRTVIVSAIKEKTELYPLLVQVTAVKNETYCASNTCTPGPVLSLWLEAVINGESTYTYSNNITNQQLWLNINLFGVFSVTPISLNGIEETRVVLNFDYNTADGLPRLNFNHDSSEAFVGLHIVTTPCKQTQLTGTPSVNRALGQTVVEEPANVDVKILILVPESQKGIVEIVSASTELSGDYPLLIPVHFVINETTASSGPVLSLWLYGSVNGVKTYTYSVNITSQLLWLNINLFGGTSVTPIFLNAVNKIVFLNFDYNTANGINALEINHNSSAASVNFQTVATVCIETEPPKSTGSPSTLWVKTEPQKSIGSSSMYHGPPKAIILLALLPVLLN
- the LOC141107897 gene encoding uncharacterized protein isoform X6 is translated as MDRGLKTFISLILWIFVKTAYCGLLFKEPLGVNFAQETGKLDQAFIEEHGNIDLKIKIFVPESQTGRTVIVSAIKEKTELYPLLVQVTAVKNETYCASNTCTPGPVLSLWLEAVINGESTYTYSNNITNQQLWLNINLFGVFSVTPISLNGIEETRVVLNFDYNTADGLPRLNFNHDSSEAFVGLHIVTTPCKQTQLTGTPSVNRALGQTVVEEPANVDVKILILVPESQKGIVEIVSASTELSGDYPLLIPVHFVINETTASSGPVLSLWLYGSVNGVKTYTYSVNITSQLLWLNINLFGGTSVTPIFLNAVNKIVFLNFDYNTANGINALEINHNSSAASVNFQTVATVCIETEPPKSTGSPSTLWVKTEPQKSIGSSSMSSVDSQTPTTVWVKTEPQKSIGSSSMYHGPPKAIILLALLPVLLN
- the LOC141107897 gene encoding uncharacterized protein isoform X5 gives rise to the protein MDRGLKTFISLILWIFVKTAYCGLLFKEPLGVNFAQETGKLDQAFIEEHGNIDLKIKIFVPESQTGRTVIVSAIKEKTELYPLLVQVTAVKNETYCASNTCTPGPVLSLWLEAVINGESTYTYSNNITNQQLWLNINLFGVFSVTPISLNGIEETRVVLNFDYNTADGLPRLNFNHDSSEAFVGLHIVTTPCKQTQLTGTPSVNRALGQTVVEEPANVDVKILILVPESQKGIVEIVSASTELSGDYPLLIPVHFVINETTASSGPVLSLWLYGSVNGVKTYTYSVNITSQLLWLNINLFGGTSVTPIFLNAVNKIVFLNFDYNTANGINALEINHNSSAASVNFQTVATVCIETEPPKSTGSPSTLWVKTEPQKSIGSSSMSASVDSQTPTTVWVKTEPQKSIGSSSMYHGPPKAIILLALLPVLLN
- the LOC141107897 gene encoding uncharacterized protein isoform X1 — its product is MDRGLKTFISLILWIFVKTAYCGLLFKEPLGVNFAQETGKLDQAFIEEHGNIDLKIKIFVPESQTGRTVIVSAIKEKTELYPLLVQVTAVKNETYCASNTCTPGPVLSLWLEAVINGESTYTYSNNITNQQLWLNINLFGVFSVTPISLNGIEETRVVLNFDYNTADGLPRLNFNHDSSEAFVGLHIVTTPCKQTQLTGTPSVNRALGQTVVEEPANVDVKILILVPESQKGIVEIVSASTELSGDYPLLIPVHFVINETTASSGPVLSLWLYGSVNGVKTYTYSVNITSQLLWLNINLFGGTSVTPIFLNAVNKIVFLNFDYNTANGINALEINHNSSAASVNFQTVATVCIETEPPKSTGSPSTSASVDSQTPTTVWVKTEPQKSIGSSSMSASVDSQTPTTVWVKTEPQKSIGSSSMYHGPPKAIILLALLPVLLN
- the LOC141107897 gene encoding uncharacterized protein isoform X2, whose protein sequence is MDRGLKTFISLILWIFVKTAYCGLLFKEPLGVNFAQETGKLDQAFIEEHGNIDLKIKIFVPESQTGRTVIVSAIKEKTELYPLLVQVTAVKNETYCASNTCTPGPVLSLWLEAVINGESTYTYSNNITNQQLWLNINLFGVFSVTPISLNGIEETRVVLNFDYNTADGLPRLNFNHDSSEAFVGLHIVTTPCKQTQLTGTPSVNRALGQTVVEEPANVDVKILILVPESQKGIVEIVSASTELSGDYPLLIPVHFVINETTASSGPVLSLWLYGSVNGVKTYTYSVNITSQLLWLNINLFGGTSVTPIFLNAVNKIVFLNFDYNTANGINALEINHNSSAASVNFQTVATVCIETEPPKSTGSPSTSASVDSQTPTTVWVKTEPQKSIGSSSMSSVDSQTPTTVWVKTEPQKSIGSSSMYHGPPKAIILLALLPVLLN
- the LOC141107897 gene encoding uncharacterized protein isoform X7, coding for MDRGLKTFISLILWIFVKTAYCGLLFKEPLGVNFAQETGKLDQAFIEEHGNIDLKIKIFVPESQTGRTVIVSAIKEKTELYPLLVQVTAVKNETYCASNTCTPGPVLSLWLEAVINGESTYTYSNNITNQQLWLNINLFGVFSVTPISLNGIEETRVVLNFDYNTADGLPRLNFNHDSSEAFVGLHIVTTPCKQTQLTGTPSVNRALGQTVVEEPANVDVKILILVPESQKGIVEIVSASTELSGDYPLLIPVHFVINETTASSGPVLSLWLYGSVNGVKTYTYSVNITSQLLWLNINLFGGTSVTPIFLNAVNKIVFLNFDYNTANGINALEINHNSSAASVNFQTVATVCIETEPPKSTGSPSTSASVDSQTPTTVWVKTEPQKSIGSSSMYHGPPKAIILLALLPVLLN